One region of Synechococcus elongatus PCC 11801 genomic DNA includes:
- a CDS encoding glycosyltransferase family 4 protein gives MTARRFLFVSTPVGPLGSGRGGGVELTLPNLAKALIQQGHQVTVLAPAGSVLPDLPLETVPGTWQSTAQSHGRATPAEIPAESVLAQMWEWVRQQQAQFDLILNFAYDWLPFYLTPFLTTPVAHLVSMGSLSEVMDQAIATMLDRVPGSIAVHSQAQAATFPFGDRCLCIGNALDLSTYNFNPEPEPVLGWVGRLAPEKGLEDAIQAAQQAGLPLRVWGALTEPDYWQTLQQRFGDRAVSYQGFVSTAELQQGLGRCQGLLMTPKWVEAFGNVAIEALACGVPVIAYARGGPLEIIEQGKSGWLVEPDRIESLVDAIGQLSAIDRQRCRERAEAEFSLAAMGRRLEAWLLPLATG, from the coding sequence ATGACTGCCCGCCGTTTCCTATTTGTCTCGACGCCCGTTGGCCCACTGGGCTCCGGTCGGGGGGGAGGCGTTGAGCTGACCCTACCCAATTTGGCGAAGGCCCTGATTCAACAGGGACATCAGGTCACTGTCCTTGCACCTGCCGGATCGGTACTGCCTGATTTACCGCTGGAAACGGTACCGGGAACTTGGCAAAGCACCGCCCAAAGTCATGGACGGGCCACTCCCGCTGAGATTCCCGCCGAGAGTGTGCTGGCACAGATGTGGGAGTGGGTTCGCCAGCAACAGGCTCAGTTCGATTTGATCCTCAACTTTGCCTACGACTGGCTGCCGTTTTACCTGACGCCATTTTTGACAACGCCGGTCGCCCACCTCGTCAGCATGGGATCGCTTTCAGAAGTGATGGATCAGGCGATCGCCACCATGCTGGATCGGGTTCCTGGCAGCATCGCTGTCCACAGCCAGGCGCAAGCTGCGACCTTTCCCTTCGGCGATCGCTGCCTCTGCATCGGCAATGCCCTTGATCTCAGCACCTACAACTTCAACCCCGAGCCCGAGCCAGTCTTGGGCTGGGTGGGGCGGCTGGCTCCGGAAAAAGGGTTGGAGGATGCAATTCAAGCTGCTCAGCAAGCAGGCTTGCCTCTGCGCGTGTGGGGCGCGCTGACCGAACCAGATTATTGGCAAACCTTGCAACAACGCTTTGGCGATCGCGCCGTCAGCTATCAAGGCTTTGTCAGCACAGCCGAACTTCAGCAAGGCTTGGGGCGCTGCCAAGGGCTCCTGATGACGCCCAAGTGGGTCGAAGCCTTTGGAAATGTCGCTATCGAAGCTCTTGCCTGTGGCGTACCGGTCATTGCCTATGCCCGCGGCGGCCCATTGGAAATTATTGAGCAAGGTAAGAGTGGCTGGTTAGTCGAGCCCGATCGGATCGAGTCTTTAGTCGATGCGATCGGGCAACTGTCAGCAATTGATCGCCAGCGTTGTCGAGAACGAGCTGAAGCTGAATTCTCGCTGGCGGCGATGGGACGGCGCTTGGAAGCGTGGCTTCTGCCTCTAGCGACTGGCTGA
- a CDS encoding helix-turn-helix domain-containing protein: MPSSNFEIDSQQRALRLARLVQQIRANLAGRSLRPFADMLPAPENLSKRKLSRLLGVSPTLINKYESGEIDPWEIRWGLMRRLARLAELSLEQLDATLSGDETYAQQPGQEPRSLPPHELIASIRTAIDRLEISLEQTQSTGDREYLVPWFGRYLRTLLADQARESRKTLSDLTESLIAALPSADPERDALLRKVLEGQAELTDRQIEAECVGLAAALSAVIEVPVTAGQLLALLPDSGQRSQLEASASR, translated from the coding sequence ATGCCTTCGAGCAACTTCGAGATTGATAGCCAGCAGCGAGCTTTACGTCTCGCTCGCCTCGTTCAACAAATCCGCGCTAACTTGGCTGGCCGATCCCTGCGTCCTTTCGCAGACATGTTGCCCGCTCCTGAGAATCTCTCGAAGCGCAAGCTATCACGATTATTAGGGGTTTCTCCGACCCTGATCAACAAATACGAATCTGGAGAAATTGATCCCTGGGAAATTCGCTGGGGGTTGATGCGACGATTAGCGCGGCTTGCCGAGCTCTCGCTAGAACAATTGGATGCCACTCTGAGCGGCGATGAGACCTATGCTCAGCAGCCCGGACAAGAGCCGCGATCGCTCCCTCCCCATGAACTAATTGCATCGATTCGAACCGCGATCGATCGTCTCGAAATCAGCCTGGAACAGACCCAAAGTACTGGCGATCGGGAATATTTAGTGCCTTGGTTCGGTCGTTATCTGCGGACACTCTTGGCCGATCAAGCTCGAGAATCGCGGAAAACCCTCAGTGATCTGACGGAGTCGCTCATTGCGGCGCTGCCCAGTGCTGACCCAGAACGCGATGCTTTGCTGCGCAAGGTCCTCGAAGGCCAAGCAGAATTGACCGATCGCCAGATTGAAGCAGAGTGTGTGGGCTTGGCTGCCGCGTTAAGCGCCGTCATTGAGGTACCGGTCACCGCTGGACAGTTACTGGCCCTGCTGCCAGACAGTGGACAGCGATCGCAACTCGAGGCTTCAGCCAGTCGCTAG
- a CDS encoding sigma-70 family RNA polymerase sigma factor has product MTASVPCAWSNSEATGSRLPRSVDQLPLDELVLRCQKQPGDRLAFTELVRRYQNHVERLIYHLAPDWEDRADLVQEVWIRVYRNLKNLQEPRSFKGWLSRIVTNLFYDELRRRKRRQPALSLDAPRQIGNDQMDWELPTDQAGPSEELEKQEFYGELRRAIAGLPESFRTTIVLREIEGLAYEEIAAATGVSLGTVKSRIARARQRLQDQLSGYLKLF; this is encoded by the coding sequence ATGACTGCATCTGTTCCCTGTGCTTGGTCTAATTCCGAGGCGACAGGTTCTCGCTTGCCCCGCTCTGTTGATCAGCTTCCGCTCGATGAACTGGTGCTGCGCTGCCAAAAGCAGCCCGGCGATCGCTTGGCGTTTACGGAATTGGTGCGGCGCTATCAGAACCATGTGGAACGTTTGATCTACCATCTCGCTCCTGACTGGGAAGATCGTGCCGATCTCGTGCAAGAAGTTTGGATTCGCGTCTATCGCAATCTCAAAAACTTGCAGGAGCCGCGCAGTTTTAAGGGCTGGCTCAGTCGCATCGTCACCAACCTGTTCTACGACGAACTGCGGCGGCGCAAACGGCGGCAGCCCGCCCTCTCGCTGGATGCACCCCGCCAAATTGGCAACGATCAGATGGATTGGGAACTACCGACCGACCAGGCAGGGCCCAGTGAAGAGCTGGAGAAACAGGAGTTCTACGGGGAACTACGTCGGGCGATCGCTGGTCTGCCAGAAAGTTTCCGCACCACGATTGTGCTGCGGGAAATTGAAGGGCTGGCCTACGAGGAGATTGCGGCGGCGACTGGTGTCTCCCTCGGGACCGTCAAATCGCGGATTGCCCGCGCCCGCCAGCGGCTGCAAGACCAGCTCAGCGGTTATCTAAAACTCTTCTAA
- a CDS encoding gamma-glutamylcyclotransferase family protein: MPSQSPQTPLAVFVYGTLQPGEHYYQVLNLAPWVESATPAQVRGQLYALPAGYPALTEGKDWVSGVLLRFRSAALLPRLDDLEGYVPDRDRSLNLYERCWETIYDQMGQPLEEAWLYRMAIAAVTRQRGIEVPSGHWTAAVQAELWGPRVEH; encoded by the coding sequence ATGCCTTCCCAGTCCCCCCAGACCCCGCTGGCCGTCTTCGTCTATGGCACGCTGCAGCCGGGCGAACACTATTATCAAGTCCTCAACTTGGCACCGTGGGTAGAATCAGCCACGCCAGCGCAGGTACGAGGCCAGCTCTATGCGTTGCCAGCAGGCTATCCTGCGCTCACGGAGGGTAAAGACTGGGTCAGTGGCGTTTTGTTGCGCTTTCGATCTGCTGCGCTACTGCCTCGGCTCGATGATTTAGAAGGCTATGTTCCCGATCGCGATCGCAGTCTCAACCTATATGAGCGTTGCTGGGAAACGATCTACGACCAAATGGGACAGCCGTTAGAAGAGGCCTGGTTGTATCGCATGGCAATCGCTGCGGTCACTCGTCAGCGAGGCATTGAAGTCCCGTCAGGCCACTGGACGGCTGCTGTGCAAGCAGAACTCTGGGGACCAAGGGTCGAGCATTAG
- the dapF gene encoding diaminopimelate epimerase: protein MTLQFAKYHGLGNDFILVDNRESGEPKLTPEQAVQICDRNFGVGADGVIFALPGTSCSDYVMRIFNSDGSEPEMCGNGIRCLAKFLSELDGGAQSRYRIATGAGLIVPELTETGLVTVDMGPAYLKPAEIPTTLAGDGDRVVEAELEVGDRVWKVTTVSMGNPHCITFVDDVAAIPLAEIGPLFEHHPVFPQRTNTEFVEVVRPDYLKMRVWERGAGATLACGTGACATLVAAVLTGRSDRQATVELPGGPLQIEWHEDDHLFMTGPAVRVFSGSMELAA, encoded by the coding sequence ATGACTCTGCAGTTCGCGAAGTATCACGGTCTTGGCAACGATTTCATATTGGTAGACAACCGTGAGTCTGGGGAACCGAAACTAACGCCTGAACAGGCCGTGCAAATCTGCGATCGCAATTTTGGGGTCGGAGCAGATGGCGTCATTTTCGCCCTGCCCGGCACTAGCTGCAGCGACTACGTGATGCGGATTTTCAACTCCGACGGCTCGGAGCCAGAAATGTGCGGCAATGGCATTCGCTGTCTGGCCAAGTTCCTGAGCGAACTAGATGGCGGTGCTCAATCGCGCTACCGCATTGCCACGGGCGCGGGGCTAATTGTGCCGGAGCTGACGGAGACAGGACTCGTCACCGTTGATATGGGACCGGCTTACCTGAAACCCGCTGAAATTCCAACGACGCTGGCAGGTGACGGCGATCGCGTTGTTGAAGCTGAGCTGGAAGTGGGCGATCGCGTTTGGAAAGTCACGACGGTCAGCATGGGCAATCCCCATTGCATCACCTTCGTAGACGATGTTGCGGCTATTCCACTCGCTGAGATTGGGCCGCTGTTTGAGCACCATCCTGTCTTTCCCCAGCGCACTAACACCGAGTTTGTGGAAGTTGTGCGCCCCGACTACCTGAAGATGCGGGTTTGGGAACGAGGGGCTGGGGCAACCTTGGCCTGTGGCACGGGCGCTTGCGCGACTTTGGTTGCTGCTGTCCTGACGGGGCGGAGCGATCGCCAAGCGACGGTAGAGCTACCCGGTGGGCCGCTGCAGATCGAGTGGCATGAAGATGACCATCTGTTCATGACTGGCCCGGCAGTACGGGTGTTCAGCGGTAGCATGGAGCTAGCTGCCTAG
- the leuS gene encoding leucine--tRNA ligase has protein sequence MDSRYDPQAIETKWQQSWAAAQLDRTPEADDRPKFYALSMFPYPSGNLHMGHVRNYTITDAIARVKRRQGFRVLHPMGWDAFGLPAENAAIDRGVQPADWTYQNVAQMREQLKQLGLSYDWDREVTTCSPDYYRWTQWLFLQFFEAGLAYQKEATVNWDPIDQTVLANEQVDSEGRSWRSGAKVERRQLKQWFLKITDYAEELLQDLNQLTGWPERVRLMQANWIGKSTGAYLEFPIVGSSDRVKVFTTRPDTVYGVSYVVLAPEHPLVAQVTTTEQQVAVEAFAAEVSQTSEMDRTAEDRPKRGVPTGGFVTNPFTGQQVPIWIADYVLVEYGTGAVMGVPAHDSRDFAFAQQYGLPVQPVIQPTEGAIAEPWTAAFTETGVIVNSGQFDGLPSTEAKAKIIAFAEEQGWGQAHVQYRLRDWLISRQRYWGCPIPIVHCPDCGLVAAADLPVQLPDSVQFSGRGPSPLAQLEDWVTTTCPSCGKPARRETDTMDTFMCSSWYYLRYSDATNPEIAFTKDKVNDWLPVDQYVGGIEHAILHLLYSRFFTKVLRDRGLLSFDEPFKRLLTQGMVQGLTYKNPKTGKYVPSDRISDPSQPLDPDTGDRLEVFFEKMSKSKYNGVDPARVLDRYGADTARMFILFKAPPEKDLEWDDADVEGQFRFLNRVWRLVQTASQIEVTATADAKAEKDLRRAVHTAIQAVTEDLEEDYQLNTAIAELMKLTNALNDAPTAGSPAYLEGVRTLVLLLAPFAPHIAEELWQQLGGTRSVHLEPWPELDESALVVDEIPLVIQVMGKTRGTIMVPAAADRDQLQQLAEQSEVGQRWLTGQTIRKVIVVPGKLVNFVIAPA, from the coding sequence GTGGACAGCCGCTACGATCCCCAGGCAATTGAAACTAAGTGGCAACAGTCCTGGGCCGCTGCGCAGCTCGATCGCACTCCCGAAGCGGACGATCGCCCCAAATTTTATGCCTTGTCGATGTTCCCCTACCCTTCAGGGAATCTGCACATGGGCCACGTGCGCAACTACACCATTACTGATGCGATCGCGCGGGTCAAGCGTCGTCAAGGCTTCCGAGTGCTGCACCCGATGGGTTGGGATGCCTTTGGCTTGCCTGCGGAAAATGCGGCGATCGATCGCGGGGTTCAACCAGCGGATTGGACCTATCAAAACGTTGCGCAGATGCGCGAACAATTAAAGCAGCTGGGGCTGTCCTACGACTGGGATCGCGAAGTCACCACCTGCTCACCGGATTACTACCGCTGGACGCAGTGGCTGTTCCTACAGTTCTTTGAAGCGGGGCTGGCCTACCAAAAAGAAGCCACGGTCAACTGGGATCCAATCGACCAGACCGTCTTGGCGAATGAGCAGGTTGATAGTGAAGGACGATCGTGGCGATCGGGTGCCAAAGTTGAGCGCCGTCAGCTCAAGCAATGGTTCCTCAAAATCACGGACTACGCCGAAGAACTGCTGCAGGATCTCAACCAACTGACCGGTTGGCCAGAGCGCGTGCGCTTGATGCAGGCTAACTGGATCGGTAAATCCACCGGCGCTTATCTGGAATTTCCGATCGTGGGTTCCAGCGATCGCGTCAAAGTCTTTACAACCCGTCCAGACACAGTCTACGGCGTCAGCTACGTGGTGCTTGCACCGGAGCATCCGCTCGTGGCACAGGTGACGACAACCGAGCAACAGGTGGCCGTTGAAGCCTTTGCAGCGGAAGTCAGCCAGACCAGCGAAATGGATCGGACGGCAGAGGATCGTCCGAAACGTGGCGTTCCGACCGGCGGCTTCGTCACCAATCCGTTTACCGGCCAGCAGGTGCCGATCTGGATTGCTGACTACGTCTTGGTGGAATACGGTACTGGCGCGGTGATGGGGGTTCCGGCTCACGACAGTCGTGACTTTGCTTTTGCCCAGCAGTACGGCTTGCCAGTGCAGCCGGTGATTCAGCCGACAGAAGGCGCGATCGCAGAACCCTGGACGGCGGCCTTCACAGAAACGGGCGTGATCGTTAACTCCGGCCAGTTTGACGGTCTGCCTTCAACTGAAGCGAAAGCCAAGATCATCGCTTTTGCCGAGGAACAAGGCTGGGGACAAGCCCATGTGCAATATCGGCTGCGCGATTGGCTGATCTCCCGTCAGCGCTACTGGGGCTGCCCGATTCCGATCGTTCATTGTCCTGATTGTGGCCTTGTGGCCGCAGCGGATCTGCCAGTACAACTGCCAGATTCCGTGCAATTCAGCGGTCGCGGTCCTTCGCCACTAGCTCAACTGGAAGATTGGGTGACGACAACTTGCCCAAGCTGTGGCAAACCAGCACGACGTGAAACCGACACGATGGACACCTTCATGTGTTCGTCTTGGTATTACCTGCGCTACAGCGACGCCACCAATCCTGAAATTGCCTTCACCAAGGACAAGGTCAACGACTGGCTGCCGGTGGATCAGTATGTTGGCGGTATTGAGCATGCGATTCTGCACCTGCTCTACTCCCGCTTCTTCACCAAAGTGCTGCGCGATCGCGGTCTGCTCAGCTTTGATGAGCCGTTTAAGCGGCTGTTGACTCAGGGCATGGTGCAGGGGCTGACCTACAAAAATCCGAAGACGGGTAAGTATGTGCCCAGCGATCGCATCAGCGATCCCAGCCAGCCCCTCGACCCCGACACCGGCGATCGCCTTGAGGTCTTCTTCGAGAAGATGTCGAAGTCGAAGTACAACGGCGTTGATCCGGCGCGAGTGCTCGATCGCTACGGTGCGGATACCGCACGGATGTTCATCCTCTTCAAAGCGCCGCCCGAGAAGGATCTGGAGTGGGATGACGCCGACGTTGAAGGTCAATTCCGCTTCCTGAATCGGGTCTGGCGGCTGGTGCAAACCGCGAGTCAAATCGAGGTAACCGCTACCGCAGATGCAAAAGCCGAGAAGGATCTGCGCCGCGCCGTGCATACCGCCATCCAAGCCGTCACTGAGGATTTGGAAGAGGACTATCAGCTCAACACGGCGATCGCCGAGCTGATGAAGCTGACCAATGCGCTTAACGATGCGCCTACTGCTGGTAGCCCAGCCTATCTAGAAGGCGTGCGGACGTTGGTGCTACTGCTAGCGCCCTTTGCCCCTCACATTGCCGAAGAACTCTGGCAGCAATTGGGTGGAACGCGATCGGTGCACCTTGAGCCTTGGCCCGAGTTGGATGAATCGGCATTGGTCGTCGATGAAATTCCTTTGGTGATTCAAGTTATGGGGAAAACCCGAGGCACGATTATGGTGCCGGCCGCTGCCGATCGCGATCAGCTGCAACAGTTAGCAGAACAATCCGAGGTGGGTCAACGCTGGTTAACTGGTCAGACAATTCGCAAAGTTATTGTGGTTCCAGGCAAGCTCGTCAACTTTGTCATTGCTCCAGCCTGA
- a CDS encoding cysteine desulfurase family protein, translating into MSTYLDYSATTPMRPEVLERFTAVAQEQWGNAASLHQWGNRAALVLERSRQQVASLIQAEPEAIAFTSGGTESDNWAILSPYLADPQPGHLIISAIEHSAIARPAAWLEERGWQITRLPVDCHGRIHPADLTSAIRPNTRLISVIWGQSEVGTLQPIAELAAIAHEHGILFHTDAVQVAGRLLIDVQRLPIDLLSLSSHKLYGPQGVGALYIRPGLTIPPLLQGGNQEGGLRSGTPPVPAIAAFGEAAQLAAAELPSERLRLQQLRDRLIALLSAESRLKLTGDPVQRLPHHVSVVVRGGGSGTGQQLVRAMNRLGFGISAGSACNSGRSQPSPVLLAMGYSPQEALAGIRFSLGRSTQMADIEAAAIALRSALHSLPQASLLSPA; encoded by the coding sequence ATGTCAACCTATCTGGACTACAGCGCCACGACACCGATGCGCCCGGAGGTGTTGGAGCGCTTCACGGCCGTTGCCCAAGAGCAATGGGGAAACGCAGCCAGTCTGCACCAGTGGGGGAATCGGGCGGCCCTGGTGCTAGAGCGATCGCGCCAGCAAGTCGCGTCTCTGATTCAGGCTGAACCGGAGGCGATTGCCTTTACATCGGGTGGCACGGAGTCGGATAACTGGGCGATTCTTAGCCCCTACCTGGCCGATCCACAACCGGGACACCTGATTATTTCTGCGATTGAGCATTCCGCGATCGCACGCCCTGCCGCTTGGTTAGAGGAGCGCGGCTGGCAGATCACGCGCTTACCCGTCGACTGCCATGGTCGGATCCATCCAGCCGACCTCACGAGTGCCATTCGACCCAACACGCGCCTGATCTCGGTGATCTGGGGTCAAAGTGAAGTCGGGACGTTGCAGCCGATCGCTGAATTAGCCGCGATCGCCCATGAGCATGGCATTCTCTTCCACACGGACGCGGTGCAGGTGGCGGGACGCCTACTGATCGATGTCCAGCGGTTGCCGATCGATCTGCTCTCGCTCTCCAGCCATAAGTTGTATGGGCCGCAAGGTGTAGGGGCGCTCTACATTCGACCTGGCCTGACGATTCCGCCGTTGTTGCAGGGCGGCAATCAGGAAGGTGGCCTGCGATCGGGTACTCCACCTGTGCCTGCGATCGCGGCCTTTGGCGAAGCAGCCCAGCTTGCCGCAGCAGAACTGCCGTCGGAAAGGTTGCGTCTACAACAGCTGCGAGATCGCCTCATCGCTCTTCTGTCCGCAGAGTCTCGTTTGAAACTGACTGGCGATCCAGTGCAGCGCTTGCCCCATCACGTCAGTGTTGTGGTGCGCGGAGGCGGCAGTGGAACTGGTCAACAACTGGTGCGAGCCATGAACCGGCTGGGCTTTGGCATCAGTGCTGGCTCTGCTTGCAATAGTGGCCGCAGTCAACCCAGTCCAGTTCTACTAGCCATGGGGTATAGTCCCCAAGAAGCCTTGGCAGGCATTCGTTTCAGCCTGGGTCGCTCGACTCAAATGGCGGACATCGAAGCGGCTGCGATCGCCCTGCGATCGGCGCTGCACAGTTTGCCCCAAGCCTCGTTGTTGTCTCCAGCCTGA
- a CDS encoding anti-sigma factor family protein — translation MSEQRSFERTSEQCFELLSAYLDNAVTAAERQQVEQWLAEDPDAQATYAQLRHIQRAWLQQQSTVISSDRSAEAIAAAVFADPRVRRRRWRRWLIPTGLVAMVAVAVGNPFLPEVSVRTATNREPANASYPSSEPLLLALDEPVIDLPRPPLKAVKPATFMPASRR, via the coding sequence GTGTCTGAGCAACGATCCTTTGAACGGACCTCAGAACAGTGTTTTGAACTGTTGAGTGCTTATCTCGACAATGCGGTCACCGCTGCTGAGCGTCAACAGGTTGAACAGTGGCTAGCAGAAGATCCCGACGCACAAGCAACTTATGCTCAACTGCGACACATCCAGAGGGCTTGGTTGCAGCAGCAATCGACGGTGATCAGTAGCGATCGTAGTGCTGAAGCGATCGCGGCAGCCGTCTTTGCCGACCCACGGGTTCGCCGTCGGCGTTGGCGTCGCTGGCTAATTCCCACCGGCTTGGTGGCCATGGTGGCAGTTGCAGTGGGCAATCCTTTCCTACCTGAAGTCAGCGTTCGCACAGCAACCAATCGTGAACCAGCCAACGCTTCTTACCCCAGTAGTGAGCCGCTGCTGCTCGCGCTGGATGAACCTGTGATCGATCTGCCCCGTCCGCCGCTCAAGGCTGTCAAACCGGCAACCTTTATGCCAGCGAGTCGTCGCTAA
- a CDS encoding DUF1995 family protein, which produces MLAFPADLETAVEQAKDAAQQALAAGLTRIQVDLAIPELKIQPIAWQFLQAFVDREAKLRVFFPDPGAAALARRDWGELPFAVRGMEELKAAVQPEEELFIFIEPSSVEVQRLEQLCQEIGDRPVILLNPRLEDVATIGIGYAARQLRERFLNQWQSAYYLSPLEGAAIFHAYPQRWQVWQETENDYELLQEYDQRPNGEDLDRLFAGLAAVDVDAPIGVAAPAATASRPNRGGLLNELQRFLRALGS; this is translated from the coding sequence ATGCTGGCTTTTCCCGCCGATCTTGAAACTGCCGTTGAACAGGCGAAGGACGCTGCACAGCAAGCCCTTGCTGCTGGATTGACCCGCATTCAGGTCGATCTGGCGATCCCGGAGCTCAAAATTCAGCCGATCGCCTGGCAGTTTCTGCAGGCTTTTGTGGATCGAGAAGCCAAGCTGCGGGTCTTCTTCCCCGATCCCGGTGCGGCTGCCCTCGCGCGGCGCGATTGGGGCGAGCTGCCATTTGCTGTGCGCGGTATGGAAGAGCTGAAGGCGGCAGTGCAGCCCGAGGAAGAACTCTTCATCTTCATTGAGCCCTCGTCTGTCGAAGTTCAGCGATTAGAACAGCTCTGCCAAGAGATTGGCGATCGCCCTGTGATTCTCTTGAATCCGCGCTTGGAAGATGTAGCCACGATTGGGATTGGCTACGCCGCACGTCAACTGCGGGAACGCTTCTTGAACCAGTGGCAGTCGGCTTACTATCTCTCGCCCTTGGAAGGAGCTGCCATCTTTCATGCCTATCCGCAGCGGTGGCAAGTTTGGCAAGAGACAGAGAACGACTACGAACTCCTGCAGGAATATGACCAGCGTCCTAACGGGGAAGATCTCGATCGCCTCTTTGCGGGTCTTGCAGCGGTCGATGTCGATGCCCCTATTGGCGTGGCTGCACCGGCTGCCACCGCAAGTCGGCCAAATCGCGGGGGGCTCCTGAACGAGTTACAGCGTTTTCTCCGAGCCCTTGGGAGCTAA
- a CDS encoding Hfq-related RNA-binding protein: MALLDTSLPSVRLLQQYIREQVLLEVKLSSGDVWQARLAWQDPDCLCLNTQQGETIILWRSALVFLRPLS; the protein is encoded by the coding sequence GTGGCCTTGCTCGATACCAGCCTGCCCAGTGTTCGACTTCTGCAGCAGTACATCCGCGAACAGGTGTTGCTAGAAGTCAAACTCAGCAGTGGTGATGTCTGGCAAGCGCGTCTGGCTTGGCAGGATCCTGACTGCCTCTGCCTCAATACCCAACAGGGAGAAACGATCATTCTCTGGCGATCGGCGTTGGTTTTCCTGCGACCGCTGAGCTAG
- a CDS encoding M23 family metallopeptidase: MLRPLLPSFLSVVALTPVIVQPTDVLTATVTPIAPRQGDTLQVKIQSSAETPPQVRFGPREVPVFAIGAGQYRALIPTTPLLKPGGYLLTVQGTTQERRIPIEVARRSFPVQRIWLPPGKSNLGTDLEFDRVAEFKALVTPELFWNGPLRRPAPGRISTVYGVRRYYNGVFAEDYFHRGLDYADATGTPVRAPAAGRVALVGYEQQGFEVHGNTVGIDHGQGIASILIHLNRINVREGQFVQAGEVIGTVGNTGASTGPHLHWGFYVLGESVDPTPWLQGGLN; the protein is encoded by the coding sequence ATGCTGCGTCCTCTGCTCCCCTCGTTTCTCTCCGTGGTGGCGCTCACGCCCGTGATTGTGCAGCCCACCGATGTGCTGACGGCAACGGTGACGCCGATAGCGCCCCGTCAAGGCGACACCCTGCAGGTCAAAATTCAGTCCTCTGCCGAGACACCGCCCCAAGTTCGGTTTGGCCCTCGCGAGGTCCCAGTCTTTGCGATCGGGGCGGGCCAGTATCGCGCCTTGATTCCCACCACCCCCCTACTCAAGCCGGGCGGCTATCTGCTGACCGTGCAAGGCACCACCCAAGAGCGGCGCATTCCCATCGAAGTGGCACGGCGCAGTTTTCCGGTACAGCGCATTTGGCTACCCCCCGGCAAGTCCAATCTGGGGACTGATTTGGAGTTCGATCGCGTAGCTGAGTTCAAAGCACTGGTGACGCCAGAATTGTTTTGGAACGGTCCTCTACGGCGACCAGCGCCCGGTCGCATTTCAACGGTCTATGGTGTGCGGCGCTACTACAACGGCGTTTTTGCAGAAGACTATTTCCACCGTGGCCTAGACTATGCCGATGCCACGGGGACACCTGTCCGAGCGCCTGCGGCTGGCCGAGTGGCTCTCGTCGGTTATGAGCAGCAAGGCTTTGAGGTGCATGGCAACACGGTCGGTATCGATCATGGTCAGGGCATTGCCAGCATCCTGATTCACCTCAATCGCATCAATGTCCGTGAAGGACAGTTCGTGCAGGCCGGCGAAGTGATCGGAACGGTTGGCAATACCGGAGCTTCAACGGGTCCTCACCTGCACTGGGGCTTCTACGTGCTGGGTGAGTCGGTCGATCCCACTCCATGGCTACAGGGAGGGCTGAACTGA
- a CDS encoding late competence development ComFB family protein: MAIALEQCVDEALRLGFLTPALEAGVNRICEQATALSELQQLALRRLIGALRSGEVIVMPRQQLFNLMEELVFSEAIAQVSAFELREDVTLDLPAIVVHALNRLPPLYASSLEQAQSVRQLGLEQYQTLIAARVSEAISLGFGLRSSASSSRDNLERQPLLLQVAPLLQMLAPDD, translated from the coding sequence ATGGCGATCGCTTTAGAGCAATGCGTTGATGAAGCCCTACGGTTGGGTTTCCTAACGCCTGCCCTCGAAGCGGGGGTCAACCGCATCTGTGAGCAGGCAACGGCCTTATCTGAATTGCAGCAGCTGGCTCTACGGCGATTGATCGGGGCGCTGCGCAGCGGTGAAGTGATCGTCATGCCCCGGCAGCAGCTCTTCAACTTGATGGAAGAACTCGTCTTTTCGGAGGCGATCGCCCAGGTCAGTGCCTTTGAGTTGCGAGAAGACGTCACCCTCGATTTGCCCGCGATCGTGGTGCATGCGCTGAACCGTCTACCGCCGCTCTACGCCAGCAGTCTCGAGCAGGCCCAATCGGTGCGCCAGTTGGGGTTAGAGCAGTATCAAACCCTGATTGCTGCGCGGGTCAGTGAGGCGATCTCCCTTGGTTTTGGGCTGCGATCGTCTGCCTCCAGCAGCCGTGACAACCTTGAACGCCAACCGCTCTTGCTCCAAGTTGCACCGCTGTTGCAAATGTTGGCCCCCGACGATTGA